From a region of the Tamandua tetradactyla isolate mTamTet1 chromosome 10, mTamTet1.pri, whole genome shotgun sequence genome:
- the COL6A2 gene encoding collagen alpha-2(VI) chain isoform X1, which produces MPRGPCSVLLLCGLLGTLHAQQQSALAPSTGERSSTCPEKADCPVHVYFVLDTSESVAMQSPTDSLLYHMQQFVPQLISQLQNELYLDQVALSWRYGGLHFSDQVEVFSPPGSDRASFTKSLQGIRSFRRGTFTDCALGNMTQELRRHGAKGAVHFAVVITDGHVTGSPCGGIKLQAERAREEGVRLFAVAPNLNLNEQGLRDIASTPLELYRSSYATMRPGSTDIDQDTINRIIRVMKHEAYGECYKVSCLEIAGPPGPKGYRGQKGAKGNMGEPGEPGQKGRQGDPGIEGPIGFPGPKGIPGFKGEKGEFGADGRKGASGLAGKNGTDGQKGKLGRIGPPGCKGDPGTRGPDGYPGEAGSPGEQGDQGAKGDMGRPGRRGPPGESGAKGSKGYQGNNGSPGSPGVKGAKGGPGPRGPRGEPGRRGDPGAKGSPGNDGPKGEKGDPGPEGPRGLAGEVGSKGAKGDRGLPGPRGPSGALGEPGKQGSRGDPGDAGPRGDSGPPGPKGDPGRPGFSYPGPRGAPGEKGEPGPRGPEGGRGDFGLKGAPGKKGEKGEPADPGPQGEPGLRGPRGVPGPEGEPGPAGDPGLTECDVMTYVRETCGCCDCEKRCGALDVVFVIDSSESIGYTNFTLEKNFVINVANRLGAIAKDPKSETGTRVGVVQYSHEGTFEAIQLDDERINSLSSFKEAVKNLEWIAGGTWTPSALKFAYNQLIKESRRQKTRVFAVVITDGRHDPRDDDLNLRALCDRDVTVTAIGIGDMFHEKHESENLYSIACDKPQQVRNMTLFSDLVAEQFIDDMEDVLCPDPQIVCPELPCQTELYVAQCTQRPVDIVFLLDGSERLGEQNFRKARRFVEEVSRRLTLARRDDDPLNARVALLQYGGQREQQVAFPLTFNLTAIHEALESARYLNSFSHVGAGIVHAINSVVRGARAGARRHAELSFVFLTDGVTGNDSLEESLHSMRKQNVVPTVVAVGGDVDMDVLTKISLGDTAAIFREPDYDSLVQPGFFDRFIRWIC; this is translated from the exons ATGCCCCGAGGACCCTGCTCCGTGCTCCTGCTCTGCGGGCTGCTGGGGACCCTCCACGCCCAGCAGCAGAGCGCCCTGGCACCCAGCACCGGCGAAAGGAGCAGCACCTGCCCAG AGAAGGCCGACTGCCCGGTGCATGTGTACTTCGTCCTGGACACCTCGGAGAGCGTGGCCATGCAGTCGCCCACCGACAGCCTGCTCTACCACATGCAGCAGTTCGTGCCGCAGCTCATCAGCCAGCTGCAGAACGAGCTCTACCTGGACCAGGTGGCCCTGAGCTGGCGCTACGGCGGCCTGCACTTCTCAGACCAGGTGGAGGTGTTCAGCCCCCCAGGCAGCGACCGCGCCTCCTTCACCAAGAGCCTGCAGGGCATCCGCTCCTTCCGCAGGGGCACCTTCACTGACTGCGCGCTGGGCAACATGACGCAGGAGCTGCGGCGCCACGGGGCCAAGGGCGCCGTCCACTTCGCCGTGGTCATCACCGACGGCCACGTCACGGGCAGCCCGTGCGGGGGCATCAAGCTGCAGGCCGAGCGGGCCCGTGAGGAGGGCGTGCGGCTCTTCGCTGTGGCCCCCAACCTCAACCTCAACGAGCAGGGCCTGCGTGACATCGCCTCGACGCCACTGGAGCTCTACCGCAGCAGCTACGCCACCATGAGGCCCGGCTCCACCGACATCGACCAGGACACCATCAACCGCATCATCAGGGTCATG AAACACGAAGCCTACGGGGAG TGCTACAAAGTGAGCTGCCTGGAGATCGCCGGCCCGCCCGGCCCCAAGGGCTACCGCGGACAGAAG GGAGCCAAGGGCAACATGGGCGAGCCCGGAGAGCCTGGGCAGAAGGGCCGACAG GGTGACCCAGGCATCGAGGGCCCCATCGGGTTCCCAGGACCCAAG GGCATCCCTGGCTTCAAAGGAGAGAAG GGTGAATTTGGAGCTGACGGGCGGAAG GGGGCCTCCGGCCTGGCGGGCAAGAACGGGACCGATGGACAGAAG GGCAAGCTGGGGCGCATCGGGCCTCCTGGCTGCAAAGGAGACCCCGGGACCCGG GGCCCCGATGGGTACCCCGGAGAAGCGGGCAGTCCTGGGGAGCAAGGAGACCAAGGCGCCAAG GGTGACATGGGCCGCCCAGGACGCCGAGGACCCCCGGGAGAAAGTGGGGCGAAAGGCAGCAAG ggTTACCAAGGCAACAACGGATCCCCAGGAAGCCCCGGTGTGAAGGGGGCCAAGGGTGGGCCTGGACCCCGCGGACCCCGAGGCGAGCCC GGGCGCAGAGGAGACCCCGGAGCCAAGGGCAGCCCAGGGAACGATGGGCCCAAAGGAGAGAAG GGGGACCCTGGCCCCGAGGGGCCCCGCGGCCTGGCCGGAGAGGTGGGCAGCAAAGGAGCCAAG GGAGACCGCGGCCTGCCTGGCCCTAGGGGGCCGTCGGGGGCTCTCGGGGAGCCAGGGAAACAG GGGTCACGGGGAGACCCTGGCGACGCTGGGCCCCGCGGAGACTCTGGACCACCCGGCCCCAAG GGAGACCCCGGCAGGCCCGGATTCAGCTACCCTGGACCCCGAGGCGCGCCC GGAGAAAAAGGCGAGCCTGGCCCACGCGGCCCCGAG GGGGGCAGAGGCGATTTTGGCCTGAAAGGAGCcccaggaaagaaaggagagaagggagagcct GCAGATCCTGGTCCCCAGGGGGAGCCAGGCCTTCGGGGGCCAAGAGGAGTTCCGGGACCCGAG ggtgagcctggccctgctggAGACCCCGGCCTCACA GAGTGTGACGTCATGACCTACGTGAGAGAGACCTGCGGCTGCTGTG ACTGTGAGAAGCGGTGCGGTGCGCTGGACGTGGTGTTCGTCATCGACAGCTCTGAGAGCATCGGCTACACCAACTTTACCCTTGAGAAGAACTTCGTCATCAACGTGGCCAACCGGCTGGGTGCCATTGCCAAGGACCCCAAGTCGGAGACAG GGACGCGCGTGGGCGTGGTGCAGTACAGCCACGAGGGTACCTTCGAGGCCATCCAGCTGGACGATGAGCGCATCAACTCCCTGTCCAGCTTCAAGGAGGCCGTCAAGAACCTCGAGTGGATCGCGGGCGGCACGTGGACGCCTTCCGCCCTCAAGTTCGCCTACAACCAGCTCATCAAGGAGAGCCGGCGCCAGAAGACACGCGTGTTCGCAGTGGTCATCACCGACGGGCGGCACGACCCGCGCGACGACGACCTGAACCTGCGGGCGCTGTGCGACCGCGACGTGACGGTGACGGCCATCGGCATCGGCGACATGTTCCACGAGAAGCACGAGAGCGAGAACCTCTACTCCATTGCCTGCGACAAGCCCCAGCAGGTCCGCAACATGACGCTCTTCTCGGACCTGGTGGCCGAGCAGTTCATCGACGACATGGAGGACGTGCTGTGCCCGG ACCCGCAGATCGTGTGCCCCGAACTTCCCTGCCAGACAG AGCTGTACGTGGCGCAGTGCACGCAGCGACCGGTGGACATCGTGTTCCTGCTGGACGGCTCGGAGCGCCTGGGCGAGCAGAACTTCCGCAAGGCCCGGCGCTTCGTGGAGGAGGTGTCGCGGCGGCTGACGCTCGCCCGAAGGGATGACGACCCGCTCAACGCCCGCGTGGCGCTGCTGCAGTACGGCGGGCAGCGCGAGCAGCAGGTGGCCTTCCCACTGACCTTCAACCTCACGGCCATCCACGAGGCGCTGGAGAGCGCGCGCTACCTCAACTCCTTCTCGCACGTGGGCGCGGGCATCGTGCACGCCATCAACAGCGTGGTGCGCGGTGCACGAGCCGGGGCGCGCCGCCACGCTGAGCTGTCCTTCGTGTTCCTCACGGACGGCGTCACGGGCAACGACAGCCTGGAGGAGTCGTTGCACTCCATGCGCAAGCAGAACGTGGTGCCCACCGTGGTGGCCGTGGGCGGCGACGTGGACATGGACGTACTCACCAAGATCAGCCTGGGCGACACAGCCGCCATCTTCCGAGAGCCCGACTACGACAGCCTGGTGCAGCCCGGCTTCTTCGACAGGTTCATCCGCTGGATCTGTTAG
- the COL6A2 gene encoding collagen alpha-2(VI) chain isoform X2 has protein sequence MPRGPCSVLLLCGLLGTLHAQQQSALAPSTGERSSTCPEKADCPVHVYFVLDTSESVAMQSPTDSLLYHMQQFVPQLISQLQNELYLDQVALSWRYGGLHFSDQVEVFSPPGSDRASFTKSLQGIRSFRRGTFTDCALGNMTQELRRHGAKGAVHFAVVITDGHVTGSPCGGIKLQAERAREEGVRLFAVAPNLNLNEQGLRDIASTPLELYRSSYATMRPGSTDIDQDTINRIIRVMKHEAYGECYKVSCLEIAGPPGPKGYRGQKGAKGNMGEPGEPGQKGRQGDPGIEGPIGFPGPKGIPGFKGEKGEFGADGRKGASGLAGKNGTDGQKGKLGRIGPPGCKGDPGTRGPDGYPGEAGSPGEQGDQGAKGDMGRPGRRGPPGESGAKGSKGYQGNNGSPGSPGVKGAKGGPGPRGPRGEPGRRGDPGAKGSPGNDGPKGEKGDPGPEGPRGLAGEVGSKGAKGDRGLPGPRGPSGALGEPGKQGSRGDPGDAGPRGDSGPPGPKGDPGRPGFSYPGPRGAPGEKGEPGPRGPEGGRGDFGLKGAPGKKGEKGEPADPGPQGEPGLRGPRGVPGPEGEPGPAGDPGLTECDVMTYVRETCGCCDCEKRCGALDVVFVIDSSESIGYTNFTLEKNFVINVANRLGAIAKDPKSETGTRVGVVQYSHEGTFEAIQLDDERINSLSSFKEAVKNLEWIAGGTWTPSALKFAYNQLIKESRRQKTRVFAVVITDGRHDPRDDDLNLRALCDRDVTVTAIGIGDMFHEKHESENLYSIACDKPQQVRNMTLFSDLVAEQFIDDMEDVLCPDPQIVCPELPCQTDGPQPNGAPPFTFLRTEEGPDAAFPRTAPLIQQLLNATELTQDPAAYSRLVAVLVYTAERAKFATGRERQDWMELFIHAFKLVHRDIVGDPETALALC, from the exons ATGCCCCGAGGACCCTGCTCCGTGCTCCTGCTCTGCGGGCTGCTGGGGACCCTCCACGCCCAGCAGCAGAGCGCCCTGGCACCCAGCACCGGCGAAAGGAGCAGCACCTGCCCAG AGAAGGCCGACTGCCCGGTGCATGTGTACTTCGTCCTGGACACCTCGGAGAGCGTGGCCATGCAGTCGCCCACCGACAGCCTGCTCTACCACATGCAGCAGTTCGTGCCGCAGCTCATCAGCCAGCTGCAGAACGAGCTCTACCTGGACCAGGTGGCCCTGAGCTGGCGCTACGGCGGCCTGCACTTCTCAGACCAGGTGGAGGTGTTCAGCCCCCCAGGCAGCGACCGCGCCTCCTTCACCAAGAGCCTGCAGGGCATCCGCTCCTTCCGCAGGGGCACCTTCACTGACTGCGCGCTGGGCAACATGACGCAGGAGCTGCGGCGCCACGGGGCCAAGGGCGCCGTCCACTTCGCCGTGGTCATCACCGACGGCCACGTCACGGGCAGCCCGTGCGGGGGCATCAAGCTGCAGGCCGAGCGGGCCCGTGAGGAGGGCGTGCGGCTCTTCGCTGTGGCCCCCAACCTCAACCTCAACGAGCAGGGCCTGCGTGACATCGCCTCGACGCCACTGGAGCTCTACCGCAGCAGCTACGCCACCATGAGGCCCGGCTCCACCGACATCGACCAGGACACCATCAACCGCATCATCAGGGTCATG AAACACGAAGCCTACGGGGAG TGCTACAAAGTGAGCTGCCTGGAGATCGCCGGCCCGCCCGGCCCCAAGGGCTACCGCGGACAGAAG GGAGCCAAGGGCAACATGGGCGAGCCCGGAGAGCCTGGGCAGAAGGGCCGACAG GGTGACCCAGGCATCGAGGGCCCCATCGGGTTCCCAGGACCCAAG GGCATCCCTGGCTTCAAAGGAGAGAAG GGTGAATTTGGAGCTGACGGGCGGAAG GGGGCCTCCGGCCTGGCGGGCAAGAACGGGACCGATGGACAGAAG GGCAAGCTGGGGCGCATCGGGCCTCCTGGCTGCAAAGGAGACCCCGGGACCCGG GGCCCCGATGGGTACCCCGGAGAAGCGGGCAGTCCTGGGGAGCAAGGAGACCAAGGCGCCAAG GGTGACATGGGCCGCCCAGGACGCCGAGGACCCCCGGGAGAAAGTGGGGCGAAAGGCAGCAAG ggTTACCAAGGCAACAACGGATCCCCAGGAAGCCCCGGTGTGAAGGGGGCCAAGGGTGGGCCTGGACCCCGCGGACCCCGAGGCGAGCCC GGGCGCAGAGGAGACCCCGGAGCCAAGGGCAGCCCAGGGAACGATGGGCCCAAAGGAGAGAAG GGGGACCCTGGCCCCGAGGGGCCCCGCGGCCTGGCCGGAGAGGTGGGCAGCAAAGGAGCCAAG GGAGACCGCGGCCTGCCTGGCCCTAGGGGGCCGTCGGGGGCTCTCGGGGAGCCAGGGAAACAG GGGTCACGGGGAGACCCTGGCGACGCTGGGCCCCGCGGAGACTCTGGACCACCCGGCCCCAAG GGAGACCCCGGCAGGCCCGGATTCAGCTACCCTGGACCCCGAGGCGCGCCC GGAGAAAAAGGCGAGCCTGGCCCACGCGGCCCCGAG GGGGGCAGAGGCGATTTTGGCCTGAAAGGAGCcccaggaaagaaaggagagaagggagagcct GCAGATCCTGGTCCCCAGGGGGAGCCAGGCCTTCGGGGGCCAAGAGGAGTTCCGGGACCCGAG ggtgagcctggccctgctggAGACCCCGGCCTCACA GAGTGTGACGTCATGACCTACGTGAGAGAGACCTGCGGCTGCTGTG ACTGTGAGAAGCGGTGCGGTGCGCTGGACGTGGTGTTCGTCATCGACAGCTCTGAGAGCATCGGCTACACCAACTTTACCCTTGAGAAGAACTTCGTCATCAACGTGGCCAACCGGCTGGGTGCCATTGCCAAGGACCCCAAGTCGGAGACAG GGACGCGCGTGGGCGTGGTGCAGTACAGCCACGAGGGTACCTTCGAGGCCATCCAGCTGGACGATGAGCGCATCAACTCCCTGTCCAGCTTCAAGGAGGCCGTCAAGAACCTCGAGTGGATCGCGGGCGGCACGTGGACGCCTTCCGCCCTCAAGTTCGCCTACAACCAGCTCATCAAGGAGAGCCGGCGCCAGAAGACACGCGTGTTCGCAGTGGTCATCACCGACGGGCGGCACGACCCGCGCGACGACGACCTGAACCTGCGGGCGCTGTGCGACCGCGACGTGACGGTGACGGCCATCGGCATCGGCGACATGTTCCACGAGAAGCACGAGAGCGAGAACCTCTACTCCATTGCCTGCGACAAGCCCCAGCAGGTCCGCAACATGACGCTCTTCTCGGACCTGGTGGCCGAGCAGTTCATCGACGACATGGAGGACGTGCTGTGCCCGG ACCCGCAGATCGTGTGCCCCGAACTTCCCTGCCAGACAG ATGGACCGCAGCCTAACGGCGCGCCCCCTTTCACCTTCCTTCGCACGGAGGAGGGGCCTGACGCCGCTTTCCCCAGGACCGCCCCTCTGATCCAGCAGTTGCTAAACGCCACGGAGCTCACGCAGGACCCCGCGGCCTACTCCAGGCTGGTGGCGGTGCTGGTGTACACTGCCGAGCGGGCCAAGTTCGCCACGGGCAGGGAGCGCCAGGACTGGATGGAGCTCTTCATTCACGCCTTTAAGCTGGTGCACAGGGACATCGTGGGGGACCCCGAGACTGCGCTGGCACTCTGCTGA